The following DNA comes from Marispirochaeta aestuarii.
TCATTACACCACATGGAGGTATTTTTTTCTACACGTGAAAATCGCTCAGGTTAGGAATAAGTCAGATTATGAGACTACAGAGATCACAACCCCTCGCCAGAAGACTGTTCCTGCGCTACGGGCTTATATCCCTCGCTCTGATTCTGATTGTCGGCCTGGGGCTCTTTTTTGTTCTTTCCAACTGGGTGAACAGGAACATCCGCAGTTCCCTGGAAAAAACAAACAGAAGCATTGTCGAAATCATCGAAAACGGTGCCCGCAGAGAGATTCGGCGCCTGCTGCAGGCGGAAGTAAGCGCTGCCATGGACCGGATTGCCCGGATGCGCAGCGAAGCCCGGGAAGCGGGAGCCGGGGAACAGCAGATCCGGCAGATGGTAATCGATATGCTGGCGGCCGAGCACATAGGCAGGGAAGGCTATTTTTTTATCATCCACGGCAGCGGGAAGGTCATCTACCATCCCCGGAAGGAACTGGTGGGTGAGGAGGTCAGAAACCTCGACTTTATTCAGGCCATGAAGGAACAGAGGCGGGGCTTCATGGAGTATGAGAGTCGCCTTCCCGGGGAAGAGCAGGTTCGGGAAAAAGCCCTGGTATCGGACGTAATTACCGACTGGGACTGGATTATCGCCGCCTCGGTATACTGGACCGATTATCCCCGGCTCTTTGATATCAACAGCCTGGATGATTTTATCCAGTCCATAGATCTGGGAGACCGGGGGTACTCCTTTGTCGTTAACGGGGAGGGGACCCTACTTGTTCACCCCACCCTCCGGGGACGCAGCCTGCCGGAAACTGACACACCACTTCTTTCAATAATGCGAAGGGGCGCAGAAACATCCTCTTCAGGTTTTATCCCTTATTCCTGGCATCCTGATGGCCGGGACCGATGGGAGAAAAAACTGCTCCACTATATTCAATTGAAGGAGTTCGACTGGTATGTGGCCTCCACGGTATACCTGACTGATGTTCAGAGGCCTCTGTGGAGACTGGGGATATTCATTTTCCTCTTCAGTATCCTTACACTGATAATCTTTCTGATAGTATCTTCGAGGTTCGGCAGGATACTCTCCCGGCCTCTCGACTCGATCAATGAGTGCCTCGATAAGGGAGAAGCCGGGGATTACAGCCGTCGGGTCGCCCCTGTGGGCGTCAAGGAACTGGATGCTCTGGCGGAACACTTCAACCGTTTTATGGAACAGCTGGAACAGGGAAAGGAAGTCGCCATGTCCCTGGAAACCCTCCGGGCTCTGTCGGATACGGTGTTTCAGAACACCATAGAAGGCATCGCCATTACCGACCTTGAAGGCACGATTCAGCAGATAAACCAGGCTTTTACCGAGATCACCGGATACACCATGGACGAGGTGCTGGGAAAGAACCCCAGGATGCTCAAGTCGGATCGTCACGAGAGGGATTTTTATGAATACATGTGGCGGTCCATTAACGAAACCGGCAGATGGAGCGGTGAAATCTGGAACCGGAGAAAAAGCGGAGAGGCCTATCCTGAATGGCTCTCCATTACCACCCTTCGCGGAAACAGCAATGAGCCGGTGGGATACATAAGCATCTTTCACGATATATCCCGACAGAAGAAAACGGAACAGAGGCTCAGCTATCAGGCATATCACGACGCCCTGACGGGACTCCCGAACAGAAGTCTCTTCCGTGACCGCCTGGAAATGGCCATTGCATCGGCCAACCGTACGGGCGAAAAAGGTGCGGTTATATTCATGGATATCGATAACTTCAAGCAGGTAAACGATGTTCTGGGACATATTCAGGGCGATCAGTTCCTCTCAATCCTGGCCGAACGTCTGGTGCGTTCAATCAGGGAGGTCGATACTGTGGCCCGTCTGGGGGGCGATGAGTTCTCCCTGCTTCTCCCGGTACTCCAGGAGCAGACCGATGCCATCGAGGTGCTTACCCGTATTATTGACAGAATTGAGGAGCCCGTACTCCTGGGGACCAAGACCATCCATCCCAGGGCCAGTTTCGGGATTACCTACTTTCCGGAGGACGGAAACGACTCCGACCGGCTCATGCGTAACGCGGACATGGCCATGTATCGTTCAAAACATCGGGGCGACGGGGGATACACCCTGTTCAATGCAAACATCGAGAAGAAAAACCTGCGCCGGACATCCCTGGAAGACAAGCTGCGCGGGGCCGTCACCGCGGGACACTTCCTGGTCTATTATCAGCCCCAGTACAGCCTCGAACAGAAACGGGTCACCGGTTTCGAGGCCCTTATCCGCTGGAATGACCCTCAGGAGGGGTGGATTTCCCCGGGAGAGTTCATTCCCATCGCAGAATCCAGCGGCCTTATCTCCGCCATCGATACCTGGACCCTGCGTCAGGCCCTGGGAACCATAAATACGCTGAACCGGGAAACAGGAAAGCAGTACACCATCAGCGTCAACGTATCGGCCCTGCAGTTTCGCGAGGAAGGATTTGTAGAGTCGATTCTGGCGGCCCTGAATGCCACGTCTTTTCCGCCGGAGCTGCTGGAACTGGAGATAACCGAGAGTACCGCCATGCAGAATGTAAGCGCGGCCATAGCGAAGATCGAAGAGCTCAGCAAAAGGGGAGTCTGTTTTGCCGTGGATGACTTTGGCACAGGATACTCTTCGCTGAGTTACCTGAACCGACTGAAGGCAGATACCCTCAAGATCGACAGCTCCTTCATTCAGGAACTCGACACCGTTCCCGAGGCAGCCGCTGTTGTCACCTCCGTAATTGCCCTTGGAAAGAACCTGGGCATGAGGATAATAGCAGAGGGAGTGGAAACCGAGGCACAGCTCGAATTCATACAGAAACACTCCTGCTCCATCATACAGGGCTACCTGTTCGGACGCCCCATGCCCTTCGAAGAACTGAAAGAGTTTCTGAAACATGAAGCCTGACAGGAAATTCCATGGCATTTTTCTACCTTTGCCACAATTGGAATTGCCTGTGCTTGACAAAAATCCGTTAATCGGCTAAGTTCTGCTGACCTAAACGGGGGTGTGGCGAAGCTGGTTATCGCGCCGGCCTGTCAAGCCGGAGACCGCGGGTTCAAGTCCCGTCACTCCCGTTATACGAGCCTCCGCTTCTGCGGAGGTTTTTTTATACCCCCCTATAATCCCGTGACCTGATCAGATCCCAGCACAGTCAGAAAATAATTCCACAGTGCGTCAGAAGGCGGCGGGGCCAGGCAGCGTACCATCCTGCCCTTTTCTCCGATGGGATGTTCAAAAACGAGGGACCGGGCGTGGAGGGAAATACCGCCGTCGGGGTTCGAACGCCTGGCACCGTACTTCAGGTCTCCCCGGATATGCATACCCCGGGCCGCCAGCTGACAACGGATCTGGTGATGCCGGCCGGTACCGATCTCGACCTCGAGCAGACAGTAACGGTCTCCTCTGGCCAGGAGTCTGTACTTCAGCAGGGCCCGTTTGGCGCCCTTCGCCTGTCTGCTCCCCGGAGAGGCCTGGGAGGCAACAAAGGATTTATTCTTCTTTACATCCTTCCAGAGAAGATCATCAAAACTCCCCTCCTCCTCCGGAGGCGGTGTATCCACCAGAGCCCAGTAGCGCTTTTCCACCAGGCCCTCACGAAAAAGGGCATTGATCCTGGAGAGGGCCTTCCCCGTTTTGGCAAAGATAACGGCCCCGCTGGTGGGCCGGTCCAGCCGGTGGGTGACCCCCAGAAAGACATTCCCCGGTTTGGCATCCCGGATACGAATGTACTCCTTGACGGCCTCCCCCATGGGGGAATCCCCGCTGCTGTCTCCCTGGACAAGTTCCCCGGGGAGCTTATTTACGACAATAAGATGGTTGTCCTCGTAGAGGACCCGTTCAGAAAAAGCTGATTCGGACACATCCCCTTGTACCCTCCCGGCAGCTCATGGTCAAGAGTCCTGGCCGTGCAGTCTTTTGTTTCAAGATGTTGCTTAATCGCTATTTTCTCTAAAATGTATATTTTTGCTTGACAGCAATCCAAAAGGGATACATTATGAGTACAGTCAACATTTATAGTTGATTGATACAACAAACAGACCCTTTGGAAGGAGCCCTTTGCGGCATGAAGCATCTGTCCATCGAAGAATACCCGGAAGGTATTCTCATACTCGATACATCTACCCTGCAGATACAGGATGGTAACGCACGGGCCGCCGAACTTTTCGGGATCGACAAAGAGAGGATCCCGGAATTCAGGCTGCCGGAGCTTCTTCCGGAGGCGGCGTCCCTGATTTTCGACGGGGAAGCCGCCTCCATGATCCACGAATTACCCGATAAAACAGGGACCAGGGTACTGGAAATCAGCCTGGCTCCCCGGGAAAAGGACAGAACTTCCAGCCGCCCTCTTTTTCTGCGGGAGATTACATCCCATTGTGCAATCCGCCGGGAGCTGGAAAAGGAGCTTGAACGTCACCGCCTGCTGGATCAAGAGACCCATCACCGGGTAAAAAACAGTCTTGCCATCGTCTCATCCCTGATAGGCCTTAAGTCGGTGGACCTTGAAAACCCCGGGGAACTCTTCCACCTTGCCAGCCAGGTGGATGCCATAGCAGCCATACATCATGAGCTGGCAAAGAAACCCGGCAGCCTCAGAATCAATATCTGCTCATACCTGAGCACGGTGGTACAGAACGCCCTCCGTGCCTACGGTTTCCAGCAACTCCTTCCGGAAATGAACATCGAAAACCAGGATGTTCCCGCCAAAACGGCGACAAGCCTGGGCATTATTGTCAACGAGATTATCATCAACGCCTGCAAATACGGCTTCAAGTCCGGGACCCTTTCCGAAGCCAGGGTCTGGCTTGAGCTCAGCACCATAAGCCGGACCGACGGGACAGAAATAATGCTCAGGATAGGGAACAACGGCACCTTCCACACAGTAAACTCCCCTGCCGGGGACTCCTCGGGGACAGGAATGGCCCTGATCAACTCCCTGCTTCAGGAGATGAATGCCCGCCTTACGGTAACAAAAGAACCCCATCCCATTTTTGAGATCCGCTTGACCTTGACCGGTAAATAGGGGTAGCTTTTTTTCAGGTGCTTGGATCAACCATAACGACCGAGACGCCTGAAGGATCGCCATGAGACATTCCCAGCCTGCCCTTTGCTCAAATATCGGGAGCTTCAATGATCGAGCTTGACGGGGTGAGCTATACCTATCCGGGATCAGAAAGCCCTGCAGTCTCGAAGCTGAGCACCCGGATCAATCCCGGGGAGATAACCCTCCTGGCAGGATCCAACGGTTCAGGAAAATCAACCCTGACCCGGCTTATCCTCGGGCTGCTGGAACCCGACGAGGGAAGCATACGCATCGACGCGAATACCAGCCCGAATAATCGCCGCAGCCTTATCGGTCTGGTGCGGCAGGATCCCCGCAGCCAGCTTATTGCCTCCCTTGTCGACGAGGAGGTTGCCTTCGGCCCGGAAAACATCGGGCTTGCCAGGGAGGAGATCCGCGTGCGGGTGGCGGAATCCCTGGAAAAGGTCGGCCTGTCCGGTTTCGATGACCGTAATCCGGACACCCTCTCCGCAGGACAGCAGCAGCGTCTTGCCATCGCCGGTGTTCTTGCCATGAAACCCGCCTACGTAATCTTTGACGAGGCCTCCTCCATGCTCGATCCCGCAGGGCGGGAGGATTTCTATCGGCTCTGCAGGGAACTTGCCGCCTCGGGTGTGGGAGTCCTGAGTATTAGCCATTTTCCCGACGAAGCCCTTCAGGCGGATACGATGATCCTCCTGGAAAAAGGATCACTGGCCGCCCAGGGACCTCCCCTCACTGTCTTTCGCCAAAGGCCGGAGCTGAAGCGCTCTTTTCTGCTCAGGCTTACCGAAGCCCTCAGAAACCGGGGGATCTCACTCCCCGACAGGATCAGTACCCCCGGGGAGCTGATCGCCGGTCTTGATGCTTTGCTGACAGAGGGAGAAGGAAGAAGATGAACCCGGTTATACGTGTTGCCGGACTTGAATACCATTACGGCAGACAGGAGAAAAACCTCCCCTCTCCCCCGAAGGTCCTCGAAGGAATCGATCTGCGGGTGGAAAAAGCCGAACTTTTGGCAATTATCGGTGCCACAGGCTCGGGTAAAACGACCCTGCTGCAGATACTGGCGGGACTTCTGCTTCCTCAAAAGGGAGAGGCCAGGGTCCTCGGTCTTGATCTGGGCAACCCGAAGATCGGGGAAAAAGAGCTGGACGCCCACCGTCGGCGGACAGTTATAGCCCTGCAGCGTCCGGAGGAGATGCTCTTCCGGACCTATGTCGGGGATGACGTTGCCTACGGACCCGCCAACTACGGCATCAGGGGGCGGGCCCTGGCCCTGCGGGTAAAGGAGGCCATGGAAACCATGGGCCTCTCCTACACCCGCTTCAAGGACCGGCGCACCGACTCCTTAAGCGGCGGAGAGATGCGCAAGGCGGCCCTGGCGGGGGTTCTGGCACTGAAGCCGGAGATCCTGCTTCTGGATGAGCCGGCGGCGGGACTCGATCCGCCCTCTGCAGGAGACCTTTTCCGGCGGATAAGGGATCTTCGCGCCGGAGGGGTCACCGTTATCTTCTCTACCCACGACATGGACCAGGTCATGCTGGCCGACAGGGCGGCGGTTTTTCGCGAAGGACGCCTCCTGGCCGTCGAGTCTCCGGAACAGCTCTTTTTCCACAGCGATATCCCCGAGAAGGCTGGGCTCCTTCCCCCGGAGTCCGCCCGTATCTGCCGGAGCCTTATGGACAGGGGAATGGATCTCCGGAGCAACAGCGCCTTCGCCCAGGATCCTGAAGCTCTGGCGGAGATCATCGCAGGAGGCCTGGCATGAAGGATTTCGGAAGCTTCGGCGGAGGATTTGAGCTTTTCCGCCGACAGGCCTGTTCAGGTCCCCTGGGCCGGCTTCATCCGGGAGTCAAAGCAGCGGGGCTTGTCATCGGCATCGGAACAATCAGCCTGATCAGTTCCGCCAGCGGTCTTTTTATCATTCTCTGCTGCCTCCTGTGGGCAGCCGGCATCTCCGGTCTGTCGCCCTCCAGGCTCTTCAGACCCCTGCTTCCCGTTGCGCCCTTTCTTGTACTGCTTGTACTGCTTCACGGGGTCACCCGCAGCGGTTCCCCGGAGGAGGCCCTTCTCTCCCGGGGGGACATTCTCCCCATGCTGATCATGAGCCTGCGAATCATCACCCTGATGGGCTGGATAGGACTCTCCAGCGCCACGGTAACCACCCCGGAGGTGAGTTACGGAATAGAGTCCCTCTTTTCGCCCCTGGAACGCCTCGGCTTTCCCGCCGGGGAGCTGGGACTCATCGCCACCGTCACCTTCCGCTTTATTCCCTTTTTACGGGAAGAGAGCGAACGCCTGGCCAAGGCCCAGACCGCCCGGGGCGGCAGCCTGGGCTTCAGGTCCGCCAACCCCTTCCGCAGAATGAAAGCCGCCCTTCCCACCATGGTACCCCTTTTTATCGGGACCCTGAGACGGGCGGAGGTTCTGGCGGAGTCCATGCACCTCCGGGGCTACGACGAAAAAGGTGGCAGAATACGCCTGCGCCGGTATCGCTTGAAGCCTCAGGACCTTCTCTGGTCCGCAGCAGGCGCCGCTGTCCTGGGTGCCGCCGTTCTTATGCAGTACGTAAATACGGACGCTCGTCTTGTACGGGCACTGATACATATCATTTTCATTTTTAAAGGAGCTGCAGTATGAATACACGAATACGTTTTCTGGTGATAACCGGTGCCCTGGGGGCCCTCTCCATCGTCCTCTCCCTGACTCCCCTGGGATTCATCCCCTGGGTCGGTGGAGCCTCCCTGACAACCATGCACATTCCGGTCATTGTGGGGGCGATCATCGAGGGACCCGTCGCCGGTGCCATAATCGGAGGTATCTTCGGAATCTTCGGAATGATCCGAGCCGCCATAGCGCCCCAGGGGCCCCTGGATCCCCTCTTCGTCAATCCCCTGGTCTCCCTTCTGCCGAGGCTCCTGATCGGTCCCGCCGCCTGGGCTGTCTGGAGCTTTCTGAAACGCTTCCCCCTTCCTGCCCTGACCCTGGCGGGTATCGCCGGAAGCCTGGTAAACACCGTACTGGTCTTGAGCGCCCTGGGGCTCCTGGAAGCCCTGCCCTGGAAGGTCATAGCCGGCGTTGCCGTGGCCAACGGACTGCCGGAAGCCGCCGCAGCGGCCCTGATTACCCTGGCGGTGGTGGCGGCCTGGAAGCGCATCGATACCGGAAAAGGACGCTCATCCCTTGAGGACCTGGAATAATGCTGCTGGCAATCGATATCGGCAACTCGAACATCGTCTTTGGTCTCTACGGCAGCCGGGGATGGATCGACCACTGGCGGATCCACACGGATCACAACAAAATGCCCGACGAGTACGCCGTCCTCTTCCGTGACATCCTCAGGGAAGAGAGCGTACCCCGCGAAGCCATCGGTACCACGATAATCAGCTCCGTGGTTCCCCATCTTACCGAAAAGATCAAGGAAGTCACCCAGGCTCTCACGGGCAAGGACCCCCTCATCGTCGGTCCCGGCATAAAAACCGGTATAAAGATACGCACCGATAATCCGGCGGAGGTGGGTTCAGATCTGGTCTGTAACGCCGTCGCCGCCTACGAGCGGGTAAAGGGCAACTGTATAATTGTCGATTTCGGGACAGCCCTGACCTTTACCGCGGTCAACGACAAAGGCGACCTGATGGGAGTCGCCATTGCACCGGGTATTCAGGCCGGGGCGGGTGCCCTGGCCGCCTCAACAGCCCAGCTGCCCCAGGTCTGGCTTCAGGAACCGGAGCACGCCATAGGCAAAAACACCACCCAGTCCATCCGTTCGGGAATCCTCTTCGGTTACGCCGGGCTCGTGGAAGGACTGATACGCCGGATCCGGGCGGAGCTCGGGGGAGAAGCGACGGTTATCGCCACGGGAGGCCGGGCCTCGGTCATAGCGCCCCTTACCGACTGCATTACCCTGGTGGAGCCCTGGCTTATCCTGGAAGGACTGCGGCTCATAGCAGGACGAAACAACTGGTCCGCACAAAGGGCTGTATGAATTTGCATTTTCCCGAAGGAATGTTCATACTGAAGAGAGGAGGAGCGCAATGTCGGGTCCGCAATCCACAATCAATACCCTTACGCGTCAGTATCTGACCTTTCATCTGGAAAAGGAGCTGTACGCTGTTGACGTCCGGAATGTACGGGAGGTGCTGGAGGTACCCAGAATAACAAAGATTCCCCGTATGCCTGAGTTCATGAAGGGGGTAATCAACCTCCGGGGCAGCGTCGTTCCGGTAATAGATCTGCGCCTCAAGCTTGAGCTGCCCTCGGCGGAGCAGACCGAAAGCACCAGCATTATCATTCTGGAAGTTCTCCACAAGGGGCAGGAGCTGCAGGTAGGGGCCTTCGTCGATTCCGTTGACGAGGTCGTCGAGATCGACGAAGCCAGCATCGAACCTGCACCGAAGTTCAGCACCCAGATCAATGCCGATTTTATCAATGGTATCGGAAAAATGGACGAGGAGTTCGTTATTATCCTGAACACCTTCAAGGTCTTCAGCGAAACCGAGCTTGGAATCCTCTCCGCCGCTAATGACGAAGCAGTGCCGGCGGAGCAGTAAACCTATCCCCGGTTTTTCAGCTTCGCCCAGGTATCCTTTAATCCCACGGTGCGGTTGAAGACCGGGGCTTCCGGGGTGGAATCCAGGTCCACCGTATAGTATCCCTGACGCAGAAACTGGAAAATTCCTTCAATGGAACCGTTTTTCTCTCCCCTGGCAGCCTCCGCCAGGGCCGGTTCGAGCTTAACTCCCTGTACTATCTCCAGGGAATCGGGATT
Coding sequences within:
- a CDS encoding bifunctional diguanylate cyclase/phosphodiesterase, giving the protein MRLQRSQPLARRLFLRYGLISLALILIVGLGLFFVLSNWVNRNIRSSLEKTNRSIVEIIENGARREIRRLLQAEVSAAMDRIARMRSEAREAGAGEQQIRQMVIDMLAAEHIGREGYFFIIHGSGKVIYHPRKELVGEEVRNLDFIQAMKEQRRGFMEYESRLPGEEQVREKALVSDVITDWDWIIAASVYWTDYPRLFDINSLDDFIQSIDLGDRGYSFVVNGEGTLLVHPTLRGRSLPETDTPLLSIMRRGAETSSSGFIPYSWHPDGRDRWEKKLLHYIQLKEFDWYVASTVYLTDVQRPLWRLGIFIFLFSILTLIIFLIVSSRFGRILSRPLDSINECLDKGEAGDYSRRVAPVGVKELDALAEHFNRFMEQLEQGKEVAMSLETLRALSDTVFQNTIEGIAITDLEGTIQQINQAFTEITGYTMDEVLGKNPRMLKSDRHERDFYEYMWRSINETGRWSGEIWNRRKSGEAYPEWLSITTLRGNSNEPVGYISIFHDISRQKKTEQRLSYQAYHDALTGLPNRSLFRDRLEMAIASANRTGEKGAVIFMDIDNFKQVNDVLGHIQGDQFLSILAERLVRSIREVDTVARLGGDEFSLLLPVLQEQTDAIEVLTRIIDRIEEPVLLGTKTIHPRASFGITYFPEDGNDSDRLMRNADMAMYRSKHRGDGGYTLFNANIEKKNLRRTSLEDKLRGAVTAGHFLVYYQPQYSLEQKRVTGFEALIRWNDPQEGWISPGEFIPIAESSGLISAIDTWTLRQALGTINTLNRETGKQYTISVNVSALQFREEGFVESILAALNATSFPPELLELEITESTAMQNVSAAIAKIEELSKRGVCFAVDDFGTGYSSLSYLNRLKADTLKIDSSFIQELDTVPEAAAVVTSVIALGKNLGMRIIAEGVETEAQLEFIQKHSCSIIQGYLFGRPMPFEELKEFLKHEA
- a CDS encoding RluA family pseudouridine synthase; translation: MSESAFSERVLYEDNHLIVVNKLPGELVQGDSSGDSPMGEAVKEYIRIRDAKPGNVFLGVTHRLDRPTSGAVIFAKTGKALSRINALFREGLVEKRYWALVDTPPPEEEGSFDDLLWKDVKKNKSFVASQASPGSRQAKGAKRALLKYRLLARGDRYCLLEVEIGTGRHHQIRCQLAARGMHIRGDLKYGARRSNPDGGISLHARSLVFEHPIGEKGRMVRCLAPPPSDALWNYFLTVLGSDQVTGL
- a CDS encoding sensor histidine kinase, which translates into the protein MKHLSIEEYPEGILILDTSTLQIQDGNARAAELFGIDKERIPEFRLPELLPEAASLIFDGEAASMIHELPDKTGTRVLEISLAPREKDRTSSRPLFLREITSHCAIRRELEKELERHRLLDQETHHRVKNSLAIVSSLIGLKSVDLENPGELFHLASQVDAIAAIHHELAKKPGSLRINICSYLSTVVQNALRAYGFQQLLPEMNIENQDVPAKTATSLGIIVNEIIINACKYGFKSGTLSEARVWLELSTISRTDGTEIMLRIGNNGTFHTVNSPAGDSSGTGMALINSLLQEMNARLTVTKEPHPIFEIRLTLTGK
- a CDS encoding ATP-binding cassette domain-containing protein, which codes for MIELDGVSYTYPGSESPAVSKLSTRINPGEITLLAGSNGSGKSTLTRLILGLLEPDEGSIRIDANTSPNNRRSLIGLVRQDPRSQLIASLVDEEVAFGPENIGLAREEIRVRVAESLEKVGLSGFDDRNPDTLSAGQQQRLAIAGVLAMKPAYVIFDEASSMLDPAGREDFYRLCRELAASGVGVLSISHFPDEALQADTMILLEKGSLAAQGPPLTVFRQRPELKRSFLLRLTEALRNRGISLPDRISTPGELIAGLDALLTEGEGRR
- a CDS encoding ATP-binding cassette domain-containing protein: MNPVIRVAGLEYHYGRQEKNLPSPPKVLEGIDLRVEKAELLAIIGATGSGKTTLLQILAGLLLPQKGEARVLGLDLGNPKIGEKELDAHRRRTVIALQRPEEMLFRTYVGDDVAYGPANYGIRGRALALRVKEAMETMGLSYTRFKDRRTDSLSGGEMRKAALAGVLALKPEILLLDEPAAGLDPPSAGDLFRRIRDLRAGGVTVIFSTHDMDQVMLADRAAVFREGRLLAVESPEQLFFHSDIPEKAGLLPPESARICRSLMDRGMDLRSNSAFAQDPEALAEIIAGGLA
- a CDS encoding energy-coupling factor transporter transmembrane component T family protein translates to MKDFGSFGGGFELFRRQACSGPLGRLHPGVKAAGLVIGIGTISLISSASGLFIILCCLLWAAGISGLSPSRLFRPLLPVAPFLVLLVLLHGVTRSGSPEEALLSRGDILPMLIMSLRIITLMGWIGLSSATVTTPEVSYGIESLFSPLERLGFPAGELGLIATVTFRFIPFLREESERLAKAQTARGGSLGFRSANPFRRMKAALPTMVPLFIGTLRRAEVLAESMHLRGYDEKGGRIRLRRYRLKPQDLLWSAAGAAVLGAAVLMQYVNTDARLVRALIHIIFIFKGAAV
- a CDS encoding ECF transporter S component, producing MNTRIRFLVITGALGALSIVLSLTPLGFIPWVGGASLTTMHIPVIVGAIIEGPVAGAIIGGIFGIFGMIRAAIAPQGPLDPLFVNPLVSLLPRLLIGPAAWAVWSFLKRFPLPALTLAGIAGSLVNTVLVLSALGLLEALPWKVIAGVAVANGLPEAAAAALITLAVVAAWKRIDTGKGRSSLEDLE
- a CDS encoding type III pantothenate kinase produces the protein MLLAIDIGNSNIVFGLYGSRGWIDHWRIHTDHNKMPDEYAVLFRDILREESVPREAIGTTIISSVVPHLTEKIKEVTQALTGKDPLIVGPGIKTGIKIRTDNPAEVGSDLVCNAVAAYERVKGNCIIVDFGTALTFTAVNDKGDLMGVAIAPGIQAGAGALAASTAQLPQVWLQEPEHAIGKNTTQSIRSGILFGYAGLVEGLIRRIRAELGGEATVIATGGRASVIAPLTDCITLVEPWLILEGLRLIAGRNNWSAQRAV
- a CDS encoding chemotaxis protein CheW is translated as MSGPQSTINTLTRQYLTFHLEKELYAVDVRNVREVLEVPRITKIPRMPEFMKGVINLRGSVVPVIDLRLKLELPSAEQTESTSIIILEVLHKGQELQVGAFVDSVDEVVEIDEASIEPAPKFSTQINADFINGIGKMDEEFVIILNTFKVFSETELGILSAANDEAVPAEQ